A region of the Theileria equi strain WA chromosome 4 map unlocalized gcontig_1105316255039, whole genome shotgun sequence genome:
TATCGTGAATATCCTTGCTGTGCAATCTAGGCATATGAATTTCGTTGCATATTCGCAATACATTCAACACGTTACCGCTGTTACAGAGGCTCTTTCTACTGCTGAATTTGGTATCAAAGAAAAAATTGAGTCTAAAATACGACCAACGCGAGGTTTGTATTTTCAGTTTTTAAACTACTAGGGGACGATGGCGACCATCTATCAATCGTTTCCGACTCCTGGTCAAGAAGATTCTGGTGAAGGTTATGGTCTAGAGAATAGATAGCTAGCTAACACTGGACTGTACATTTCTGTGGTCGAACCACTATTTCCTCTTGCGACTGTAAGAAATAAGGATTCTGACACTGTCGTGGTCTTAATGGATCATATTGACAGAGTGTAAAATAAGGAAAGAGAAGATTCTGTAGTACATATTGCATAGTGACCACATATTATGCACTGCATAGAAGATACTGGGTCCAGGAAATAACAAGTTTTGGCTCTCATGTGAATTACAAGATTAATCTTAATGCATATACGCTCTATAATGTACAAGCATATGCAACAAGGGACGAACTGGGAGGCTAGAAAGAGACCAATCCGCCCATCAAACCTATTAAGACTTTACTCAATCAtgtaaagatgaaaaacaCTACATTAAGACTCACCGTATATTTCTACAGTGGTAAAAGCTACGTTTAAAAATTAGATTGCCAAGCTTATTCATAGTCAGGAGGAGCATCTTCATATACAATAAATAGATGCTCCTTTTTGCATAAGATATCCCCTCTCACATCCGCAGAGAACGTAGCCCATAGACTAGTGCATGCTCCACCAAGTGCCTTTGGAATCCAAAACCATAGCGATTTCCAGAATCCATAGTGTCTGGTAGGCCAGTTGTCTGGATCTTTCTCATATTTTGAGTAAGTCTTGAGGTAACCGTGTCCAATTAGCGATATTGTGATTAGCCAAAAATAGGCGAAAAGTGTGTTAAAAGCCGATGcatttccatcatagtATTGCTTATCAAAATCTACTTGGGTACCTGCAGCAGAGTATCCAACAGTGACCAAAATGAGGTGACAATAGAGATATATGAAACCCAGGAATCCATGAAACCAGATGTTGTTTCTTATTAGCATTGATATTGACAGATATGGATAGTGAAGTGGGAGTATGAAAATGACCGGGAGTATCACAAATGGGATCGCCAAAAACCAGGTATAGTTCCAGTTTACATTTTTCCAATTGTGATTTGGTCCCCAGGTTGTGCATTCAGATATTATACAGAGAATTATGCCAGGGAACGCACTAGATATCATGAAGATCAAATCAAGTCTATATGCACTTTCCAATCTTGCCAGTTTAAAGGGCATAATAGCAGGGTATATACCATAAATTATACCCAACCCAAGAGCAGTCATTAAAATTGGAGACCACGCTTTAAACATGTCCTTTAATGGTGGCTGTCCTGCATGTTGTCCAGATTGCTGCGTACTCTCATTACTGTTATGCCCACTAGTATTCTCACTAGCGCTTTGATTCTGTGCCCCTGTGCTAGGTGTAGGACCACTCCAATACCCGCATGCACATAACAGGAAAGTGATGAAGGACATGACAATTGAAAGTAGAATCTGACCAACAACAATACTATGGTCTATATTGCTCACATTAATCCTCTCTGCAATactgaggaagatgagATGAAATCCTGCAGCTTCCAGACCTCCAAGGGGAATAGAGGCGCTGTAATAGGTTATTTCAGAGACTCCTACCTTTAGCATAAACGCCTGATTCACACCATagatgaaggaagagaacGTTATCATATAGTAGTAATAGGTCAAATGTCCTTGGGGGCCTCCGCTCGTGAATGAGTGTAGAAGAGGTAAGTAGGCTGCAAAACAAAGAAAGTTTGTAACAACTGATATTTTGTAATTGTACTTTTGAAGACTATCACAGGTCCAAAAGTAGATATTCACAAGTATTGTTCCTATAAAACACGAAATCTGGAGAGAATTGTTGACCTTTGTGATGAACAAATCAACACTCTCGTCGGGAATCTTGAACCTTTTGATCGTGTATCTAGAAGCATTCAAACCAAGGTATAGTGTCTGCAACAATGTCAATCCAACCATGAACATCCCAGCCCGTCTTACTAACGTCTGCGAGTCAAGGGGTTTCTTTCCTTCCTTCTTTTCTTCCGTCATGTTTTCAGCCGTATTTTCAGTCATCACCTATACTCAAGGTGCCTCTACAGGGATCCGGGGAATCAAAACTGCCAAAGCAGGGACCATAATGTACAAATAGAGATATAATTTGTCCCtataataaaacaaacACTAAATTTCGtgtaaaaataaacaaCAATGTCGAAAGTCCTTCAAATACCACCAGTACTACTTCTACTATCACATTTCAGAGTCAAGAGTGGGTGTAGACAGAGTTAAAACTGCGAGGTCTAAAACTACGTTGGAATTCTCGTAACCTCACGGTTCATACcttcatttttaataatttACAAGGGAGGAATGTTCATCCTCTAGCCCCCATAGCACTGTCGTCTAAATTGGTCaaatataaatgtattttacaaattaGAGCGATATTTGCGATAGATTTATtatgtttattttaaaGGCTCGAAGACTTGAGGAGAAGTTGGAATGTGTGTCCCCTTTGCCACTGAAGGTCCTACACTCTGGTCTTTGTCTAAAACGATGGAATCCTATAAAGTACTCAGTGGTATCTCTGCCATGTTAGATATGTGACGAGTTTAGATGGTACCTCTGGTTACTTCCTACGAATCTTGCGGAACATCTAATGGATGAGGTTTGGTCTCTCCGCATTCGAGCTGTGCCATGTTAGTCACACCTTGGTCCACATAATGATGCTTTTTAGCCATGGAGACAGTAGGAATCATCGTCTACAAGTCCATACTTTGCTACACCTGTTCTACCTTGATACAATGACTTCTTCATTAGTCCAGACATCTTGCTTCATACAACATGGTAGCCATAGTTCACTGTTCAACGGTCATACTGACTATCATCTTTCAGGTCTTACACTAGACTCTACGAGGGTGATAAGAAGTCCAGGATATTTTCGCAGTAATGGTCTAAGTCGTGGAGCTCTTATAGTAAAACCACTAGTGTACTCATCAGCTACCTGGGTAATTACACCTACATCCATAGATACCATAGAGAGTCTCTTGTACTTTGAATCACCAGAACTGATTATGAATTTGTTAATCCCTGTATCAATGTTGTATCCATTCAACAAAGTCGTTTCAGCTCTGATACTTTAATATTTACCCTTTAATGCAACAGAGATAGTCCTGCAGTGTGCCCTGTGTATCCATTGATCATCCTTTTGCTAAATGCTGCGTGTTTCATACCTTCTCAGATAATTTAGAAATTGGCTTGACCATGGGTATACCAGCTTATAAGGAGATGTTTTCTCATTGGCTATGTGAATACTGTCTTTGAGCCTTAAACAAATACCCTGTACAAGTACTACTGCTTTACTGGCCTTCTCTCCCTCACTGTAACCTTATCAGGCCAATCTTAGTTTATAGTGTTAATCCTCAATGCCCAGGTCTCATTTCTCCATCTGTTTGTTATCCAGACCCTATTGGCGTCGCTCGTACAGTTACCATTCTCGCCTTTTTTCTCAGTGGTAGTAGTTCCCATTGTTCCATTCCTGTTTAGATTTGGGAGTATGGCGATCGTAGATATGTTAAACTCTATTTTGAGCTGTATAGTATCTCGTTTGGGTACAAGTCACAAACACACCTCCAGATGGATAGAATATTGGAGCTCATCCTCATATTATATAAACAATATAATTAAACCTCTAAACAATTCTGGTTTATTTATGGATATTAAATCCAAATACATACTTTATGAATCTCATAAATATGGTTTACAGTTTTTTAAATAGGTATTATC
Encoded here:
- a CDS encoding conserved hypothetical protein (encoded by transcript BEWA_053510A) — encoded protein: MTENTAENMTEEKKEGKKPLDSQTLVRRAGMFMVGLTLLQTLYLGLNASRYTIKRFKIPDESVDLFITKVNNSLQISCFIGTILVNIYFWTCDSLQKYNYKISVVTNFLCFAAYLPLLHSFTSGGPQGHLTYYYYMITFSSFIYGVNQAFMLKVGVSEITYYSASIPLGGLEAAGFHLIFLSIAERINVSNIDHSIVVGQILLSIVMSFITFLLCACGYWSGPTPSTGAQNQSASENTSGHNSNESTQQSGQHAGQPPLKDMFKAWSPILMTALGLGIIYGIYPAIMPFKLARLESAYRLDLIFMISSAFPGIILCIISECTTWGPNHNWKNVNWNYTWFLAIPFVILPVIFILPLHYPYLSISMLIRNNIWFHGFLGFIYLYCHLILVTVGYSAAGTQVDFDKQYYDGNASAFNTLFAYFWLITISLIGHGYLKTYSKYEKDPDNWPTRHYGFWKSLWFWIPKALGGACTSLWATFSADVRGDILCKKEHLFIVYEDAPPDYE